Within Fusarium fujikuroi IMI 58289 draft genome, chromosome FFUJ_chr08, the genomic segment TTCAGCATTTCAGCAACGTCAGCATCGATACCATCATCTCCACCTAGATCAGGAAATTCTTCAGTGTCGACACGGCGGCGCTTATTCGACCCATTGGTTGAGATTGGCAATGACTGATACGAGggtacttcttcttcttctttgtcttgagaagtagtagtagcagcagcaggaacAGGGTCAGGAGATATAGAAGGAGCTGCAACAGGCTCTCCCTCTGGTGTCAATGCCTCAGGGGTGGGTGCTTCGAATGGTTCAAATGCCGGTGGAGTCAATGCCTCAATCTCTGGTCTATCTGGCTCTGGGGGCGTAACTGAAGAGTCTCCTTGTCCTGGAGAACCATTGCTGTCCGCCGGGCCCAGTGCTCTCATGATGCCAACCTCAACTTGGTGCTTCTTGTCTTCGATTTCAGCCTTTCGGGATGTCAGCTGAGCCGCAGCGGACCTCTCGTCCTCCAATGCAGCACGGTTAGCATTGAGGAGTGATTCCAGACCGGAAACAAGGCCTTCTCTTGCTTTTACACACTCAGCAACCGCACTCTCAGCGTTGGCCAACGTTTTGAGGAGGCCATTCAACCGAGCTGCATAAACTGGAGCAGAGGGAACAGGTGTAGATGGGTCAGTTTGCTTCTCATACTCTTGGTCTGCTGATGTGATCGTGGCCTTGAGAGGAGTGCTCAATTTGTTTACTTTCTGGTGAGCAGTGACCAGAGGTGCAAATTCAGATGGAATAGAAGTGGCAGTGCTAGTACTACCGAATGGAGAGCCGCCAAACCCGGGCTTGGACATACCCCGGGACTTGTCGAGATCTGAATGAAAGGTCAGTCACCAGCTGTTTGAACCTGTGCAGGTACTCACCTCCAATCCGGGCGTCGATTGCGGATTGAATTGGCGCTTCAAAGATCGAGCGATCTCTCCAAACGTCTATAACGCGTTTCAATTTCGCCTGCAGCTCTGCGGGTGCTCCCTTATAAGCGACGGAAACAGCCTCAGCAATCACCGGCGCGAAGGCGATAATAAAGTCATCCTTGTGTCGGATTTTAGACTGCTGGGCCACCTCTGAATCTGTAATCAGTAAAGCCCATCACAGCTGACAGACAAACATACCGTTGGCGAGATAAATCAAACTTAATCGTTTTGTGCTGGAAGAGTCTTTGAGGCGCTGCATCCACAGCTGTACAGTCCTCTCAGCATGGCGCCTGAAATTGTCAACCATATCTCTTGAGATGCATGAAGGATAAACCGTACCTATGGAACATGATCCATTGTGCAGCTGTCGCGATGCTATCATGGCTTTCGTTCAGTGACGAGAGTCGCGCCAACACAGAGTCATCGTTGTAAGCCATCTTGGTAGCAACGGTGCCTT encodes:
- a CDS encoding related to RTT103 Regulator of Ty1 Transposition, which codes for MAYNDDSVLARLSSLNESHDSIATAAQWIMFHRRHAERTVQLWMQRLKDSSSTKRLSLIYLANEVAQQSKIRHKDDFIIAFAPVIAEAVSVAYKGAPAELQAKLKRVIDVWRDRSIFEAPIQSAIDARIGDLDKSRGMSKPGFGGSPFGSTSTATSIPSEFAPLVTAHQKVNKLSTPLKATITSADQEYEKQTDPSTPVPSAPVYAARLNGLLKTLANAESAVAECVKAREGLVSGLESLLNANRAALEDERSAAAQLTSRKAEIEDKKHQVEVGIMRALGPADSNGSPGQGDSSVTPPEPDRPEIEALTPPAFEPFEAPTPEALTPEGEPVAAPSISPDPVPAAATTTSQDKEEEEVPSYQSLPISTNGSNKRRRVDTEEFPDLGGDDGIDADVAEMLKEQPQS